The genomic interval CAAAGAAGACAAATGGCATATTGCTGATCTGACAGGAACAGAATAAATACATACTCCAGAtctgtaacattgtattgacccactttctgtagtttctgttttttagcaggattagaattcaaagcTTCACCGCCTTCAGACATAGAGATCGTGATGTACATATTTATTCATCATTAATGgggctaaataaaaataaaaattaacacaaactgggatTGCCTATTGGACGATGGCTttcacccttaataatggacctgAATGAcaagtaaacttgaacttgaaattgaacaATAATGGActcaacatctttccaactacATAAATTAGGCTAGCTggcttgtaatttcctttcttctgcctcaaaAGAATTGagagatatttgcaattttcctgtcttctgaagccattccagaatctagtgattcttgaaagatcattactaatgcctccacaatctcttcagctatctctttcagaaccctggagtgttgtCCATCTGGTtaaggtgatttatctaccttcctcagcaccttctccttaataatagcaactacactcatttctgtCCTAACACTCTTTTAAtgattaacttcccagctctttatttcactacctgcccctctcctgctttcacctatcacttaccaccttgcacttctccctcccctccccccactttcttactctgacttctgctcttcctttccagttcagaagaagggtcttggcctgaaaagtcaacagtttattcttttccttagatgctgcctggcctgctgagttcctccagcactttgtgtgtgtcttgctttggatctccagcatctgcagattttctcttgtttgtgctgcCTGCAATCTCTGATTTGGCAAAACTACCTCAAGACATCCCAACTTAGCAATGCCTTCCCCATTTAGATTCTATGCTGGACACAACGGTTCATCTCCAAGTCTATTGAAATAGTACTTTGATATAACATGATGCTGAATCTCCCCCACCTTGATACCATCTACCAACACTCAATCCCTGCACTCCCCAATGTGCAATGAACAAGACTTCATTCCTCACCGATTTTCAGCATAAGGAGCTCTCCATCAcagcccacccctcccccatatTCTTTTGGTGAAACACCTTTCCATGTAACTCCTGCTAAGAGATATTTTCATCCAGAAATTTGGATATATATTATCAAAGCTTCATTTTAATATAGTTAACGGCAAGATGACCAGCTTGTTTGATGTCAGTACAAAAATGTATTTGAATAATAAACATGCTAATTAGGCAGAAATCCAGAATTGTGTATATATTGCAATTACTTGATTTTCAATAAATATGCACAGCAACTATCCCAATATTTCATTTTTCCACAATGCTGTTAATGCTCTGAATTCCCACCCCATTTAATGCTTTTCAACTGTGCCCTTTACTAAACATTGTGAAAAAGCTCGGCCCAAATTAAGTTAATGTTACATGATGGATTAAAGACCCAGTTGTTAAGATGTACTGTCTCATACACTAATATATGAAGTTGATATGAACCAAAATGATCCTTTTGATGGCTGATTAATAAGATCATCGCTGAGTCTCCTACTCTTCAGAGAATAAAGTCATAGCCTGTCCAATCTCATCCTATAATTCAGCCCCTCAAATcctagcagcatccttgtaaagtttttctgcactttttctagtttaataacatctttcccatAGAAGGGCAACCAAATCTGTACACAATGCCTACCAGCACCCTGTACAACTGCACCTGAACACTCGACatttatactcaatgccctggcATATGAAGTGCAGTGTGtcaaagttttcttcaccaccctgtctacctgtgactctacTTTCAGTGAACCATGTacttgcaccccaagatccctctattgTATAACACCCCTCAGGAACCCACCACTCATAGAGGAAAAACTACTCAGAATTGGCTTTCCAAAATGTAACATCTTGTACTTGTACAAATTTAACTCCATTTACCGTTCATTGGCTCATCCTACTGATCAAGATCCCTGGGTAATTTTTGACattcttcttcactgtccactataccacctattttggtgtcatcagcaaacctactaaccATTCCTTGTACATTCTAATCCAAATTGTTGTTATCGATAacgaacaacaatggacccagcactgacccccaaggcacatcaccaattacagggcTCCACTCTGATAAACGAGCTTCCACTATCACCTTCTACTTTCTACCATCAAGCCAATTATGTATCCAGTTAACCAGCTCTCCCCAGATTCCATGCACCCTAACCTTCCAAAGCAGTCTACCATGTGAAACTttatcaaagaccttactgaagttcatataaGCAAGTCTACCACCCTGCCTTTATCAAccttcagaataagaatcagaatcaggtttactatcactgacatatgttgttaaatttgttgtttACTGGCAGTAGTATAGTGCAAGAATTAAAAACTACTACAAGTGACATAAAAAATAGCGCAAAACATGAATGATGACTTACAATTCAGTAATACGAAGATGACTTGTCCCAGAAAGCAAGGGTCtataatgatggataccacctttccAAGgtgccacctcttgaagatgtcctcaatggagggaaggattgtgcccatgatggaacttgtGAATCTACAACCCTTTGCTGCCTCAATCTTCTTGGTCACCTCATCAAAAAGACTCAATCAAGTTTGTAAGATATGATCTCTCATGCACAATGCTATGCTGAATGTCCCTAATCAAACTCTATCTTTTCAAATGTTGGAATATCCAATCTCTCAGAATCCTCTCTAGTAACTTACCTAGACTTAACACAGTTGTTAGACTTATTATCCTACAGCTCCcatctttctctttgccactcttcttAAGTAAAAGGATAAGGTTCACTCCTCTCCAGTCTGCTGACACTTTACATGTGGCTGACGatgatgcaagtatctcagccaagaCTCCTGCAGTCTCTTCTCTAACCTCCTACAGTGTTCTTGAATATAACTGGTCAGGTTCTGGATATTTATCTATCTTCATATCTAGAATATCAAGCACCTCCTCCACTATAATACAGACCTGTCAGATTTAATTCACGATGTGACAAGCATTCAAACAGATGATGTTCATATAAACACATGCAAAAGCCCTTCCTGCATTAGTCCTACTTTTCAATGTTGGCCATGGATGGAGGTAAAACAGGGTGGGTAGGTGGCCACAGAGGTCAAGGAGGATCCTGTGACTTCAGGTCACAGTGATCAACAACACAAGGTGATTAGGCTGTTATGAGGAAGAGGCATCAGAGTTGGATGGACCGGATTCATGATTAAGTCATAAACGTGTGATTGATTCACAACCTGTAAATGTGGCTGGGAAGGATAAACATTCAACTGGGCCAGCATCACAAGAGTGGGTTGGCCAAAGAGGTGAGAAGAAGCCTTATCAACATCAGCTGAAGTGAAGAGGTGGTGTGTTAGTGCTGGCCTGCACAAGATGGGAATGGACACCAAAATAAAATAAACCCAGACATCATCTTTTGTCACCACTTGCTTAGGGCAAAGGCTAGCTTGCTTCCACTGCATCTGCCACAGATTAACTAGTTGACTGCAACTGCTCCGTTGGTCGCCACAGGACAGGAGACCTGTCAGATGCACCTCTACCAATTTCAGCAGTTTTGCAAATATGTAAGATCATTGACCCCTTGAGTTCTTCATCAGTGGCCCAGGAAAGTTTGATCTCCTTGAACTGAAGATAAGGCAGGCTCATCTCCCAAATTATGGCCAGCGTTGGTGTGAAAATCCACACCATCTGAATATTCAGACATCACTGAGCATGCCCGGTGATCTTTCTACtggagaaggcatggcagcaggtAGTGCTCCTGCCTCACAGATTGGGTTCCTAATCTCTAGAGATGTATGTATGAAGTTTACATGAGATTTCCCCGAGTTGCTGTGGTTTTCTCCCATATTGCAAAAATATGTTGCTTGACCTTAAGATCATAAGAAACAGGAGAAGAATAAGGCATCTTGGCTCATTGAGCCTGTTCctccattccataatggctgatttattacccctctcaacactattctcctgccttccccccatagccattgatgccctgactaatcaagaacatattatCCTCTGCTTTAtctatactcaatgatttggcctccacagaattccacagattcaccaccctctggctaatgaaatttctcCTTTTCTCAGTTCTAACTGGATATCCTTCCTTACCACTCACTCAACATGCAGATTAACCTTTAGgtaatcctgtacaaggactcccaagagtATACAAgcatctctgaattttgaattttctccccatttagaaaatagtctaagccTTTGTCCCTTCTACCATAgtttatgaccatacacttccctgcactacacatattccatctgctaattctttgcccattcttccaacctgcctaaatccttctgcagactccccgtCTCTTCAACGTTATCTGACCCTCCACTTAttattgtatcatctgcaaacatggccacaaagccatcaattccataatctaaatcattgacatataatgtgaaagtaAGCGGCCCCAATTCCAGTCcatgtggaacactactagtcactggttgccaaccagaaaaggccctcttcattcccagtctttgcctcctgccagtcagcaaaTCTTCCTTCCATGCTAGTTTGTTTCCTGTGATACCACCTTCTCTggctaagcagcctcacatgtggcaccttgtcaaaagccttctgaaaatccaaataagaaacatcctctgacTCTCCGTTGCCTATTCtgtctattatttcctcaaaaaattccaagtgatcagtcaggcaagatttcccctttaagaagccatgctgactttgacctattttattatttgcatccaagtaccccaaaagtgcatccttaataatggactccaatattttcccaaccattgaagtcaggctaacaggcctataatttcctttcttctgcctccctcccttcttaaagagtggagtgacgtttggaattttccagtcctccggaaccattccagaatctagtgatttttgaaggatcatcactaatgcctccacaatgtcttcagcctcctctttcagcaccctggagtgtagtccatctggcttatctaccttaagaccttaCACCTTACCAaacactttctccttagtaataacaattacactcacttctgccctcttgaatttctgacatactgccagtgtcttccacagtgaaaactgtcaCAAAACATTTACTAAGTGCATCCACCATTTCCCCCCATTatcacctccccagcatcaatttccagtggtccgataacCACTCTCACATCTtgcttactctttatatatttgaaaaacttttagtattctctcttatattattggctaacttaccttcatatttcatcttttctcttcttatggTTTTTCAGttgccctctgttggtttttaaaagcttctcaatcatctaacttcccattaatccttgctgtattatatgcccacTCTTTCCTACTTATGTTGTTTTTGACTTCTCAGTTGTGTTCTCCTCCCATTAGACTActccttcatctttgggatgcatctatcctgcatcttccaaattgctcccagaaactccggcTATTACTGTTCTgttatcatccctgctagtgttcctgcCCAAacaactcttctctcatgcctctgtaattccctttactccacagcAATActaatacatttgactttagcttctccctctcaaactttagggtgaattctatcatattatgattactgcctcctGAGTTTCCTTTACTTTAAACTCCCAAAGCAAATTTGGTTTACAGAGTTGCCTTTCCCCTCatgggctcaaacacaagctgctctaaaaagctatctcataggcattccacTATGgtatccagcacctacctgattttcTCAAGCTGCTTGCATATTGAAATTGTAATGGTGCCGTTTCTCATGTCTTttctatatcccattgtaacttgtatcccacactctggctaatgtttggaggcctgtacttCACTTCTTaggatttcatttatttttttttaccaacagagccacccaccccctctgcctacttgcctgtccttgtgacacagtgtgtatccttggatgttaaactcccaactacgattgtctttcagccacaactcagtgatgacaCAATGTCATATCTtgacaatctctaactgcactataacatgatctaccttattctgtatactgtgtgcattcaaatataatatcttcggtcctgtattcatcaccctttttgattttgcccttatgttacactttaactcattcTACTGCCCACAATTTTGCCTTACCATCTACCTGTCCTTCTTCGCAGTCTCATTACAGCCTTGCATACTAATTGCCTCATCCCCAGCcttatcattctggttcccagaCCCTTACCAAATTAACTTAATCCCTCTACAACAGTTCTAGCAAACTTGCCCACGAGGATTTGAAGGGTTTAccaaatgaggagtgtttggcagctttgggacaacatgtaccatgacttccggctgctcaccttccccctttagaatgccatgaaccaatctgagacatccctcatcttggcacctgggagggagTACCTTTCACGTCCTCAGAATCTCATGTTTGCCCCTCCAAttgtggaatcccctatcactactgcactcctcccTTTCTGGCCCATGGAACCATAGTCAGTTCCAGACCTGGTTGCTGTAGTTTCCCCTGGTAGGTCGtacctccaacagtatccaaaacagtgtacttattattgaggggaacatcCGCAGGGATACTCTGCTCAGGCTAcctattccctttctctctcctgacagtcacccagctacctgcctcctcaCAAGTTCTACTATTCAatgaatcattagaaagatgagGTATTTAAAAAGttccctccccttttcttctgAAAGATCTACAACTCTTTATCCAGGCAATTTGTCTAGAATTCACACTTCCTTCAGAAAGTTATCAATCCAAAATACTGTGAAACTGCCCTGCATAAGTTATTTTAATACATGTTTTCCCTTCTGCATTTATACTGAGGTGTTACTCTGTACTTGTTATTAAAATGCTGATATGTTTAAGTCATTATTTACATTGACTGAGCAAATACAGTTTTCCGCAATAATAAAAGTAGAAGCTtgtataaatttttaaaaaaactgttgTTTACTGGTTCTTTTCAGAAATTCAGATTAATTTACTGCAGCTGACAGAGGACTGGCTCTCGTCCACGTATGACGAAAGCTGCTTATCCTCTCGGTTGCCATGGAGTTAAATTTGAGCAGCACTGAGGCTGCAAGTGGGAAAACCAGCATCAGGCAGCTGCAGCGGTCTGCAGAAAAAAAGACAAGAACAGGATCGTGGCAGTCATGGACTTACATTGCGAATATAATGAAATTTCGGCCTCCGAACAGCAATCAGGCAAGATAAGTAGGACGGCATTTAAGTTATTTGGGAGAAGAAAATCAGGGGGCACAATGCCCAATATCTTCAGTATGAAAAACAAAGGGGATGGGAAAAGCTCTTTGAAAATGGGGCTTGTCCGAAGCAAAACACACGATGGAATTGCTGATATGGGATTGGAAGTAAGCAAGAAGGATGATTCTTTGAGCAATTATCAATTAGATAATGACTCCAGTACAAAAATAGTCAGCAGTATGAGCTTTGCTGCTGGAGGCTGTGGATCCATTGCCAAGTCTCACAGTTTCTTTTCTTTACTCAAAAGGAATAGTAAATTAGAAAATTGCAAGGGGGAGTCAATATATTCAAACTCCGACCAGATGAAAGAGAAGAGTTGCAACAGACAAAAGAAAGGTCTCAAAGGATTGTTCAGTAGCATGAGATGGCACAGAAAGGACAAAGTCAGCAAAGGGGGAAAGGCTAAGCATCATGAAATCCCCGACTTTATTACATTGCCCAGCTCTTTGACTGCGAGTTTAGAATGTGTTAAAGAAGAGTCACACAAATTTTATCCTGAATCTGAAAGTACTGGAATGGAAATGCAAGATAAAGATTCCTGTGAAATACAGGGTACTAATGAGAATGCTTCCACCGAGGATCCTGAACAAGCAACTGGGAAGATTTCCCTTCCAGAGCTATATCAGTATGTGGAGAATACTGCCTTTGATAGCCACTCATCGGACCATCGTGCTAATGGCAAAGCTTCAGAACAGGTAGAGGACAAACAGGATGAAAATTTACACAATGTGACACAGGATGTACAAGAAGAAGGTGCTCCCAATACTGCGTCCACATCTTGCCATCTTCCTGAACCTACAACGTCTGGGGCACTTAACAACGATCCACCTGCAGAGCAGTCAATTGATGGAATTTGCATCATGTTTTCTGATGTCACATCGTTAAAGAGCTTTGATTCATTCACAGGATGCGGGGATGTTATCGTTGACCAGGATGAAGACGGAAACGCCTGTGAAGGTGGAGGTGCTGCGGAAAAGGTCAGGAGCAGCGGCAGGAAAAGCACGAATATCCTGAGCTATCAAGGGGGAGGAGAAGAAATGGCCAGCCCTGATGAAGTTGACGATGAGTATCTGCAAGAGTTCTGGGGCTCACCTCCCCCAGTCGCTGAGCCTCTTAAAGAGAAGCAGGAGCACGATCCAACTAATCAAACACGACTGGGTGAAGCAACTTGCCTGAATCAGGCAGAGAGCAGTAGCTTAGTCAAACAAC from Hypanus sabinus isolate sHypSab1 chromosome 3, sHypSab1.hap1, whole genome shotgun sequence carries:
- the amer2 gene encoding LOW QUALITY PROTEIN: APC membrane recruitment protein 2 (The sequence of the model RefSeq protein was modified relative to this genomic sequence to represent the inferred CDS: inserted 1 base in 1 codon), coding for MELNLSSTEAASGXNQHQAAAAVCRKKDKNRIVAVMDLHCEYNEISASEQQSGKISRTAFKLFGRRKSGGTMPNIFSMKNKGDGKSSLKMGLVRSKTHDGIADMGLEVSKKDDSLSNYQLDNDSSTKIVSSMSFAAGGCGSIAKSHSFFSLLKRNSKLENCKGESIYSNSDQMKEKSCNRQKKGLKGLFSSMRWHRKDKVSKGGKAKHHEIPDFITLPSSLTASLECVKEESHKFYPESESTGMEMQDKDSCEIQGTNENASTEDPEQATGKISLPELYQYVENTAFDSHSSDHRANGKASEQVEDKQDENLHNVTQDVQEEGAPNTASTSCHLPEPTTSGALNNDPPAEQSIDGICIMFSDVTSLKSFDSFTGCGDVIVDQDEDGNACEGGGAAEKVRSSGRKSTNILSYQGGGEEMASPDEVDDEYLQEFWGSPPPVAEPLKEKQEHDPTNQTRLGEATCLNQAESSSLVKQLSLNYIPINKNDNEKQSTTKCEQQESVPNSDEGYWDSTTPGHEDENGKTLATKASIPRDSCSGDALYDLLTDPEESLTSIVSDEEMCSVSEPKTLSPKAVSSAVNVTTFSKDRNVSAIPRHKTTFSVRQGEANHIPCSQTFQQLLGCEPARTKIPIAKTSISRPSSRSITGTSAKAPTNKGGTKK